TGGATGAGGATTTCCCGGTTGCCTGTCAAAAGTCCGCCCAGCCGTTCCCATTCGGAGGTCACAGGAAGCACTAGATCGGCATATTGAGCGTCAGCTGTTAAAAACATGTTCTGAGCAACCACAAACTCAACTTTCCGGTAAGCTTCTATACCCTGGCTGGACCCTGCCCTTTGATTAAGATTATGACTGAACCAGGTCCAGATCATCTGGATGTTGATGTCCCTGATTTCTCCTTTTTGCTTGATGTATTTGCCATTAAGAATGGCGTCATACATTTCGCCGCTATTGATACTGTCATCAATCGGATTGACTATTTTCGGCATGCCGTTGCCGCCTGCTTTAACCAAAGCCGGTCCGGCGTTTGTAGCGGAATTATGCATATTCGGGCTGACACCGGCGCCGGGAATACCCACATTTCCTACCATATAGGCTAAGGTCATCATGGCATGAGGCAAATGCTCGCCATTATTGATCCGAGCCGGGGCTCCACCGGAAATAATTGCTGCCGGCTTCGTGGTTGCGTACTCCTGAGCAAATTCGGCAATCTTGACAGCAGAAATACCACAGATTTCGGCAGCCCACTCCGGGGTCTTGGGCGTATTGTCATAGGTTCCCAGAACATAATCTTTGAAATTATCTTGCGGATCGGCACCTTCCGGCAGATGATCGGCATCAAAGCCAATCGTGCAGTTATCCAGGAAATTTTGGTCAAGCAGATTATTTTTAATGATGTAGTAGGCCATACCTAAGATCAAGGCTGTGTCTGTCGCCGGACGGATCGGAATCCACTGATCAGCCAAAGCTCTTGCCGATTCAGTGTAGATGGGATCAATCACGATAAATTTAACTCCAGCCTTTTTCGCTTGCATATAATTATAAGTCGGCAAGCCCTGGCTGGATTGAGCGGGATTAGCTCCCCAGAGAATGATCAGCTTGGACTCTCGCAAACGGAAACGATCGTTGCCATCGCTGGCTCCATTGTGAGGCTGGCCGGTAACCTTGGAATAAACTGTGGGCCATGATCCCCAGGACACACTTCCCCAACGGGCCGTATAGCCGCCAAAAGCGCTGAGCAGACGGGGCACGGCTTGCATACTGTCAGAGCCGCCCACCGGTGCAAAAAAGGTGCGGTTGCCATAGGCATCCTTAATCCGCGTTAATTCAGAAGCCATAATATCCAGGGCTTCATCCCAAGAGATGCGCACCCATTCGTCTTGGCCGCGCAGTTCTTTGTTGCCGCCCCCTGGCGCCCAGTTTTTGCGTTTCATGGGGTATTTGAGACGATCGGCGCCCATCACCATTTTGCGGTGAGAACGGCCGCGGGCACAGCCTCTTTGCTGAGGGAAGTCCGGACTATCTTCATGGGTATCGTCCGTTTTTTGACGAACAACCACTCCATCCACCACTAAAGCTTTGTTCAGACAGCGTCCGCCACAGTTATGCCAGCAAGCCGCCGTAATCCATTGGCCCTCATTGCCGCCAGCCGTTGCGTCAACTCCGGCATTGGTAAGTGTGGAACTACAGCCGGGTAAAGCCAAGCCGGCAGCGCCGATGGCACTGGCTTTTAGAAAATTCCTGCGATTTATTTGTTTATTAATAATACCTTCAAGAATATTTCCCATTTTTCTTCCTCCTTTTCTCTGTTTCAACAATCAAGGCACTTAACCTTTTGTGTAAAGTCTAACAAATCAATCTTAATAATTCTATTTCTAAAAAATTAGTAATTATTAATTTTCGTTAATAAAATAAGCCTGCCTGCCGACGTTTATACCCGTAAACGTCGGCGGCAGGCCCCTTTGGCACTTATCGTTGCCATGGTTTCCAAAAAGTAATTAAGTCAGCCCTACTCCGGATACCACCATGGCGGCGTAGAATACATATCTTCCCACCACCTGGCCGACCAGAATCAACACTGCGCCGCCGGCAACAGCACCGGATACGGATTTGCTCAGTTCATCCTTGGCCAGCCAAAGCACCAACCCGGCTCCGGCAAGAATGAACAGCCATTTGATGGCCACGGCCGTTTTCAGACTGCCGAGAATCATCAGACTGGCTTGGAGAGCGGTACCGCTGCCGGCCACCCCTAAAGAGATGAAGTAAGGGACGACCACCGCTACCTGAACAGCTACCACGGCTGCCACGGTCAAAGCCACGATTTTTTTCATTTTTCCCGCTTCCTTCAGGCTCAGCACCAGGAAGAGCATGGCTCCCATGGATAGGGCGGCGGCCAAGAACTCGATGGTGGTGGCGGCGCTTTGCCACACCGGCACACTGGCCGAGCTGTAAATCTTGGCCATGGCAAAGACATCGATCAGACCCACCAAAGCCGCCCCTGCGGATAAGCCGGTGACGGCTCCGGCGGCTTGAGGTTTAACATAAAGGAGTACAGCCGCCACAACGGTTAACCCCACGAAAATCGCCGTAAACCAAATCTCACGGCTGAGCCAGGAGCTCCCGAATTGAAACAGAGCATTCATGGCGCTTAAAGGGCGTCCCAAGTGCAGCAGCGAGGCCAGCATACCGATGATCCCCAGGCCTGTCGCCGTAAGCACAGCGTTTTTGAATACCCCTTCTTTGTTCATGAGCCGGCCGATGGCCACAAAGACCATGATGCCTACGGCGGCTTGGATACAGATGGAGAACACGGTCAAAGCAAAATGTTCACCCATGGATTACACCCCCACTTTCTTATAATCAGGCTTCAGGGCCTCATCTTTGGGTTGGATCAGAAGGGAAGGATTGGTTTGGGACGCCGCCGGCAGAATGGGTAACTCCTGGACCAGATCCGCTCCGTATTCCCCTTTTAATTGGTCTAAATCGCCGAATTTCAAGCAGCGCATAATACAGGCATCCACACAAACGGGGTTTTGCCCGGCATCTCTTAATTCCTTACAGGAGTCACACTTTCCGACCACACTTTTATCTTCAAAGTAATGAGGGACACTATAGGGGCAGTTCCACACACAATATTTGCAGCCGATACATAGTTCCTGATCATGCTGAACCGTACCATCGGCAGCAACGTGCATGGCCCCTGTCGGACAACCTTTGACACATTTAGTATCTGCACAATGATTGCATCCCATGGAGAGGTAATAGCCCCCCACCTTGGGATAGATGCCCCCTTCAAATTCATAGACTCTGCGGAACAGCTCCCCTACTTTAAGGTCATTTCTGTCTTTGCAGGCGATTTGGCAGGCCTTGCATCCCATACAAGTGGTCATATCATAATAAAATCCTAATTGTCCCATCAGGTGTCACCTCCTAAAATATAATTCTTTGTTCCCACAAGGCATCCGGTTTTAAGGGTTCCCCTGGGTATTTCTCAACCCGAACAATCGTTGTATTCCAAGGCTCTTCCCCTTGCCCGCTCAGGCGTGCTCCGCAGAGAGTATTGGTGGCACCTGCTTTATCAATGCCTTTTTCATCATCCATCTCTACCCAGGCACCTTCCCCTAAAGTCACCACACCCGGCATTAAGGCTTCAGAAAGGGTCAGAGGGCGAAGGCATTTGCCGTATTCACTCTCGATTAAAACCGTATCCCCATCTTTCAAACCAAGGGCTTCTCCATCTCTGGTGTTCATCACAAAGTCCTGGGGATAGGCCTCTCTCAGCTGGGGAATGTTATCGAACACTGAATGGGAGCGTCTTCCGTAGTGGATGGTCACCAGCTGGAAGGGGTAATGGCCCTTCCTTTTGCCCTGCCAATCTTCAAAAGTATCTTCATAGCCGTCTAAGGGCGGCTCATACATGGCGATGGGCGGGACTGTGGTCAAACCATAGGACGCTATCTTATCGGAGAGGGCCTGGCTGTGGATTTCCAGTTTGCCGCTCTTGGTTGTCAGGGGATTAGCGGCAGGATCTTTGACAAAGTCTTCCCCTTGAATCACCGTTAAGTTATCCCCGGCCGTCCTCTTCACTTGATAAACACCCTGCTCCATCAGGTCCGGCAAGGCAATCTTTCCTTGCTGGGGTTTGCCCTGGACGCCCCATGCCTGGATATCCTTTTCGGTAATGGTGATCAGGGTCTCGTAAGTCTTCCCGTCCCCGCCAATCACCTGGGCGCCGGCCAGGCTGTTAAAGAATTGCTGTTTCTCCGTGAGCGGGTAGATCTCATCCGGATTCAGTCCCAGGCGTTTGGCCAGTTCACGGTCTATCCATTCTTCAGTTTTTGCTTCATAAAGGGGTTCCGTCACTTTTTGATTAATAAAGATAGCCTCCGGATTGCCTTGATAGATCTTGCCTTCTTTTTCCCACTCCGTGGTTGTGGGGAGAACAATATCCGCATATTTGGAGATGCTGGAAAGAACAATATCATTGGTGACTACAAAATCCACTTTGCGGAAAGCCTCAATCCCCTTATTGATTCCGGAAGATTGATTAAGGAAGTTATAACCGCTGCCATCCCGGACCAGCCAAATCAGACGAATATCACAAGGAACTTTCCCTCTGCCGCCCGTTCCCGTATATTCACCCTTTAGGATGGCGTCATAGGTCTCGCAATAGGCCATGCCGTTGGCATCGGGGTTGGTGGGATTGGCCCACCGGTAACCGTCATAGGCTCCATAGGTGGCATCCGGGAACAAGGGGTTGACCACCGGCGGGAGGCCCCTGCCCCCGCCTTTGACAAGGGTTTGGCCCCCGTAGCCCTGGCTTGCCGCATAGTTCATCGTCCATACTCCGGCACCCGGCTTGCCTACGTTGCCGGTCATCCAGCCTACCGTCAGAAAGGCCTGACAGAATTGCTGACCCCGGTAAGTGCGGGCTGGCGCAAAAGATGAATTGAAAATCACCGGTTTGGTTGTGGCAACTTCTGTTGCAAACTCTCTGATCAGCTGAGGGTCGGTGCCGCAGATGGCCGAAGCCCATTCAGGTGTTTTGGGAACCCCGTCATAAGTGCCTAAAACATGATCCTTGAAATTCTCTTTCGGGTCTGCTCCCTCCGGCATATGATCCTGATCAAATCCCACGGTACATCGGTCAAGGAAATCCTGATCCTGCAGATTGTTTTCAATCATGTGATAGGCCATGCCCAGGAGCAGTGCCGTATCCGTGCCCGGCCGGCAAGGGATGTGTTTATCGGCTAAGGTCTTTACTGAAGGGGATACCAGGGGATCGACAAAAATGAACTTTGCTCCCGCTTTTTTAGCCTGCAGCAGGTTGTAGGTGGGATTCCCCAGATTGGAGCGGGCGGGATTAGCCCCCCACATGACGATCAGTTTCGCATTTCTCCAGTCCGGTCTGTCGTTGGCCTTCCAGGAGAAGAAGCCGGTCATGCATTCCTGAACCACACCCCAGGCGCCTGATGAAGAGGAGCCCCATCTTACCAGGCCTCCGCCGTAGAAATTCAGCAGTCTGCTGGTGCCCAGAATGGATTTATTGCCATGACCTTCCTTAATCCGCTTTAACTCAGCAGCCACAGAATCCAGGGCTTCATCCCAAGAAATCCGTACCCATTCGTCCTTGCCCCGCAATTCCTTATCCCCGCCGCCAGGCTCCCAATGCTTGCGCTTCATCGGATATTTGATCCGATCCGCTCCAAACACCTGATGTCTTTGGGAACGCCCCCGGTGACAACCTCTTTGCTGGGGATAATCAGGGGAATCGGGATGGGTATCATCAGTTTTTTGTCTGAGGACAACCCCATCTACTACATAGGCTTTGTTCAGACATCGTCCCCCACAGTTATGCCAACAACCGGCGGTAATCCACTGACCCTCATTGTTGACGATGGCGGCGTCGGCTCCGGCTTTGGTCAGCGTGTTGCTGCTGCAACCCGGCAACGCCAAACTGGCTGCGCCAAGAGCACTGGCTTTTAGAAAGTTTCTGCGGTTGATTTTCCGGTTGACAATACCTTCAAGAATGTTTCCCATACAGCACCTTCCTCCTTACTTTCATACCAAGTGTTCAGTGTTATAAGTCCAGAGCAGCTTCATAAAAAACACCTGTTAACCTTTGTGTAAATTTTAACAAATAAATTATCTGAATTCTATTGCTAAATAATAATGAATTATTAATTTTTGTTAATATTATCTTTATTTTCTATAGGAAAGATCTTTTAAAATCAATAAAAGGCTGCCGGGGGTATTTAAAGAAAACCCGGCTTCGCCGAGCTTTATAGTTTTACACCCCACACAAAAGGCGAAGCCGCTGGTTGCCCTTATACTTTCTGATAGTGTAAAGAAAAACACTCGCGTCCCGGGGACACGAGTGCTCAGCATCTTTATGCATTTTTCTGCGTGACTAGGGGTGAAAGCGAGGTTTCTTGAATCCTGTGGCTGAGGCATTGCGCATCGTTCGGCTGCCGCTCTCTCCTCGCCGGGCCTTGACTCTCCCGGCATTGCTTTTCAGGACAGAGAGGAAAGAAAGGGCCGCGCAGGCAATCAACCCGATGCCAATCTTAACATAGGGGCCTTCAAGCAGAATCGTGCCGGCAATTAAGAAACCACTGCTCAATATTGCCTAGACAATGCGGTTTCCCTGTTCCCTCTGGCTCTGTAACAGGTTCTGTTCAAAACTCCGCGCGGGATGAAGCCTGATGCTGCCGCCTTCCAAGCCTGTGATCAAGTGATTGATTCTTTCAGGCAGGCTCACCACATCAGTGAAGGTTTTCTTGGCCTGGTCAAGGATAAACTTTTGGGCAAAGCCTTGTGCTCCGTCTGCTTGCTCTTTTCCGGCCAGCAGCTCCTCCGCATAAGGGCGCAGGGTCTTAATCAGATCCAACCGGGGATTCAATCCTCCGCAGATTCCCACAATCGACAGCAGCGCCTTGCCCAGGAACAAGGTCCGGGCCGGAATCTGAAAGGGCTGGGAGTACATGAATTCCCTTAACTCCCAGAGAAATTCCTCGGAATTCACCTTTTTCAGGTCTTTCTCCGCAAAAATATTGGCTAGTATAAGCTTCAAGCCCTTGGCCAAGGTGCCCTTCTCCGCATGGGGGCGCAGGAAACCCAGGTTAGCAAACACCTCCACCATCTGTTCCGTATCTTTTTTAAACAGGGCCATGACAAAGGAGATCAGCTCTTCCCGCATCCCTTCATCGATCCGCCCCACCATGCCAAAGTCCAGGAATACCAGGGTGCCGTCTTCCTTGACCAGGAGATTCCCCGGATGGGGATCAGCATGGAAAAAGGCATCGCTGAGAAATTGCTGCACATAGGCTGTGATCAGGGTGTCGGCCAGCTTTACCCGGTCCAGCCCCGCCTTGTCCAGAGCGGCAAAATCATTGATCTTATGGCCTGTGATATACTCCATGGTCAGGACGCGCCGGGTGGTATATTCCCAGTACACCTTCGGCACGGCAATTCCCGGCTCTCCGGCAAAGTTCTCCCGAAACTGATCGGCATGACGGCCTTCTTTAAGATAATCCAATTCATCCAGGGTGGTTTCTGTGAATTCAGCATAGATCTGCTCTAAGTCCACCGCAGCCCGGATTCGGGGATAGCGCTTGGCAAAGGTGACCACAAAGCTCAGGGCATCAAAATCGCTGCTGATGATCTCTTCAATACCGGGGCGTAAAATCTTAACCGCCACCTGGTCATGGCCTTTGATCTCGGCCATATGAACCTGTCCTAAAGAGGCTGAAGCGATGGGTTGCGGAGAAAAATTCAGGTAAATCTCCCCCAGCGGGCGGCTATATTCCTCCTCGATCCTCCTGATAATATCCGTCGTCTGCACAGGCTTCACGGCATCCTGGAGCGAGGCAAGCTCCCGGGTATATTCCTCAGGCAGGATATCCACCCGGGAACTGAAGAATTGTCCCAGCTTAATGAGCAATCCGCCCATCCCCATGGCTGTCTCGGCAAAGATCCGGGCTTGCTTTTGGTAGGCGGCTTTAAGTTGTTTCTGATAAGCTTCTTCCCCATAAAAACGTCTTTTTTTACTCAGCCACCATAGTTGGAAGACAAACCGCAGGAACATGGTAATGATGACCCGGAACCGTTTATCTTTGAAAAA
This genomic stretch from Desulfitobacterium chlororespirans DSM 11544 harbors:
- a CDS encoding 4Fe-4S dicluster domain-containing protein; the encoded protein is MGQLGFYYDMTTCMGCKACQIACKDRNDLKVGELFRRVYEFEGGIYPKVGGYYLSMGCNHCADTKCVKGCPTGAMHVAADGTVQHDQELCIGCKYCVWNCPYSVPHYFEDKSVVGKCDSCKELRDAGQNPVCVDACIMRCLKFGDLDQLKGEYGADLVQELPILPAASQTNPSLLIQPKDEALKPDYKKVGV
- a CDS encoding dimethyl sulfoxide reductase subunit A — encoded protein: MGNILEGIINKQINRRNFLKASAIGAAGLALPGCSSTLTNAGVDATAGGNEGQWITAACWHNCGGRCLNKALVVDGVVVRQKTDDTHEDSPDFPQQRGCARGRSHRKMVMGADRLKYPMKRKNWAPGGGNKELRGQDEWVRISWDEALDIMASELTRIKDAYGNRTFFAPVGGSDSMQAVPRLLSAFGGYTARWGSVSWGSWPTVYSKVTGQPHNGASDGNDRFRLRESKLIILWGANPAQSSQGLPTYNYMQAKKAGVKFIVIDPIYTESARALADQWIPIRPATDTALILGMAYYIIKNNLLDQNFLDNCTIGFDADHLPEGADPQDNFKDYVLGTYDNTPKTPEWAAEICGISAVKIAEFAQEYATTKPAAIISGGAPARINNGEHLPHAMMTLAYMVGNVGIPGAGVSPNMHNSATNAGPALVKAGGNGMPKIVNPIDDSINSGEMYDAILNGKYIKQKGEIRDINIQMIWTWFSHNLNQRAGSSQGIEAYRKVEFVVAQNMFLTADAQYADLVLPVTSEWERLGGLLTGNREILIHYRQIVEPQYEAKDDLWIVKEIGKRLGIDPMKVCPVSDGQQLYNQLAGAEVIKEDGSGYEKLLTLTAEDIKALGAEGEPQTGRITYQEFKEKGIYQVPRHKGDKLEFTSFEDFVADPANHKVNTPSGKFEIYCKSLADNIEKVGFTSKSPIPKYEPSVEGYEDGQKNGYPFQLITIHYFRRSHSTLDNVTWLREAFNQECRLSAQDAAELGIKTGDIVRVTSQHGSVIRPVYVTETITPGVVSLGEGAWIDMDEGNGVDKAGCTGILNGPIATGQGHTGYNSCNVKVEKYDKPLALDVNWPQRIIL
- a CDS encoding molybdopterin-dependent oxidoreductase; this translates as MGNILEGIVNRKINRRNFLKASALGAASLALPGCSSNTLTKAGADAAIVNNEGQWITAGCWHNCGGRCLNKAYVVDGVVLRQKTDDTHPDSPDYPQQRGCHRGRSQRHQVFGADRIKYPMKRKHWEPGGGDKELRGKDEWVRISWDEALDSVAAELKRIKEGHGNKSILGTSRLLNFYGGGLVRWGSSSSGAWGVVQECMTGFFSWKANDRPDWRNAKLIVMWGANPARSNLGNPTYNLLQAKKAGAKFIFVDPLVSPSVKTLADKHIPCRPGTDTALLLGMAYHMIENNLQDQDFLDRCTVGFDQDHMPEGADPKENFKDHVLGTYDGVPKTPEWASAICGTDPQLIREFATEVATTKPVIFNSSFAPARTYRGQQFCQAFLTVGWMTGNVGKPGAGVWTMNYAASQGYGGQTLVKGGGRGLPPVVNPLFPDATYGAYDGYRWANPTNPDANGMAYCETYDAILKGEYTGTGGRGKVPCDIRLIWLVRDGSGYNFLNQSSGINKGIEAFRKVDFVVTNDIVLSSISKYADIVLPTTTEWEKEGKIYQGNPEAIFINQKVTEPLYEAKTEEWIDRELAKRLGLNPDEIYPLTEKQQFFNSLAGAQVIGGDGKTYETLITITEKDIQAWGVQGKPQQGKIALPDLMEQGVYQVKRTAGDNLTVIQGEDFVKDPAANPLTTKSGKLEIHSQALSDKIASYGLTTVPPIAMYEPPLDGYEDTFEDWQGKRKGHYPFQLVTIHYGRRSHSVFDNIPQLREAYPQDFVMNTRDGEALGLKDGDTVLIESEYGKCLRPLTLSEALMPGVVTLGEGAWVEMDDEKGIDKAGATNTLCGARLSGQGEEPWNTTIVRVEKYPGEPLKPDALWEQRIIF
- a CDS encoding dimethyl sulfoxide reductase anchor subunit family protein: MGEHFALTVFSICIQAAVGIMVFVAIGRLMNKEGVFKNAVLTATGLGIIGMLASLLHLGRPLSAMNALFQFGSSWLSREIWFTAIFVGLTVVAAVLLYVKPQAAGAVTGLSAGAALVGLIDVFAMAKIYSSASVPVWQSAATTIEFLAAALSMGAMLFLVLSLKEAGKMKKIVALTVAAVVAVQVAVVVPYFISLGVAGSGTALQASLMILGSLKTAVAIKWLFILAGAGLVLWLAKDELSKSVSGAVAGGAVLILVGQVVGRYVFYAAMVVSGVGLT
- a CDS encoding ABC1 kinase family protein encodes the protein MPIIIRFFKDKRFRVIITMFLRFVFQLWWLSKKRRFYGEEAYQKQLKAAYQKQARIFAETAMGMGGLLIKLGQFFSSRVDILPEEYTRELASLQDAVKPVQTTDIIRRIEEEYSRPLGEIYLNFSPQPIASASLGQVHMAEIKGHDQVAVKILRPGIEEIISSDFDALSFVVTFAKRYPRIRAAVDLEQIYAEFTETTLDELDYLKEGRHADQFRENFAGEPGIAVPKVYWEYTTRRVLTMEYITGHKINDFAALDKAGLDRVKLADTLITAYVQQFLSDAFFHADPHPGNLLVKEDGTLVFLDFGMVGRIDEGMREELISFVMALFKKDTEQMVEVFANLGFLRPHAEKGTLAKGLKLILANIFAEKDLKKVNSEEFLWELREFMYSQPFQIPARTLFLGKALLSIVGICGGLNPRLDLIKTLRPYAEELLAGKEQADGAQGFAQKFILDQAKKTFTDVVSLPERINHLITGLEGGSIRLHPARSFEQNLLQSQREQGNRIV